A section of the Microbacterium sp. MM2322 genome encodes:
- a CDS encoding glycosyltransferase family 2 protein — protein sequence MIRRLLVRASTVLVVAVWIALAVPLFAWAGSQGSVLPVVFAIASALTWVAGGRAAALWLRSKAPRPTGAHGTGSGPDRIAVLVCVCDDLDAVAIIRSSHQDIPVDVVLLDDSRDLDAIAQVDALAAARGWQVIRRAERSGFKAGNLNAGIAELRGRYDAFLICDSDVVLEPGVARICRRALTDSTVAVAQASPAASPGRSRFARYFGPLLATHLGVTRGGRGAHGVTAFLGRGALVRAAAIEDVAGFPEAVAEDLAMTVQLRRRGWRIVDVEAAFTEDYPIDYAAFRVQMRKTAEGAVEFLRHPGRMRGLGLREGLDLALETALVPVTALAGAATLVAGAALAGTGTPPPVWVMLVSALAAAAPLLPEAVRRARTQRMAAGVAFALTAGLLYASTTFVVLAAVVRTVLGRRATFWVTPKTASRRGATGTAALLRDELILVPVLAVGAVLASGSLAAAVGPVGPAAMAALFAVGMLPRSRRGLVALAPWSRSASSLSHRAIAAPRASFPARSRTLVS from the coding sequence GTGATTAGACGACTTCTGGTTCGCGCATCGACAGTCCTCGTCGTCGCGGTCTGGATCGCCCTCGCTGTGCCCCTCTTCGCCTGGGCCGGGAGCCAGGGCTCGGTGCTCCCGGTCGTCTTCGCCATCGCGAGCGCCCTCACGTGGGTCGCGGGCGGCCGGGCTGCGGCGCTGTGGCTGCGCTCGAAAGCTCCCCGCCCGACGGGCGCCCACGGCACCGGGAGCGGTCCCGACCGGATCGCCGTGCTCGTCTGCGTCTGCGACGACCTCGACGCGGTCGCGATCATCCGCAGCTCGCACCAGGACATCCCCGTCGACGTCGTCCTCCTCGATGACTCACGCGATCTCGACGCGATCGCGCAGGTCGACGCCCTCGCCGCAGCCCGGGGCTGGCAGGTCATCCGCCGCGCCGAACGGTCCGGGTTCAAAGCCGGCAACCTCAACGCGGGCATCGCGGAACTCCGCGGACGCTACGACGCGTTCCTCATCTGCGACAGCGACGTCGTCCTCGAACCCGGCGTGGCCCGGATCTGCCGCAGGGCTCTCACCGACTCGACAGTGGCGGTCGCACAGGCGTCACCCGCGGCATCCCCCGGGCGAAGTCGCTTCGCACGCTACTTCGGTCCCCTGCTCGCGACCCACCTCGGGGTCACCCGCGGGGGACGTGGCGCCCACGGCGTCACCGCCTTCCTCGGACGCGGCGCGCTCGTCCGTGCCGCGGCCATCGAGGACGTCGCAGGATTCCCCGAAGCCGTCGCAGAGGACCTCGCGATGACCGTGCAGCTCCGCCGTCGCGGCTGGCGGATCGTCGACGTCGAGGCCGCCTTCACCGAGGACTACCCGATCGACTACGCCGCGTTCCGCGTGCAGATGCGCAAGACGGCCGAAGGCGCCGTCGAGTTCCTCCGTCACCCCGGACGGATGCGGGGGCTCGGCCTCCGCGAAGGCCTCGACCTCGCGCTCGAGACCGCCCTCGTCCCCGTCACCGCGCTCGCCGGTGCCGCGACCCTCGTTGCCGGAGCGGCGCTGGCCGGAACCGGGACGCCCCCGCCCGTCTGGGTGATGCTCGTGTCCGCGCTCGCCGCGGCCGCCCCGCTTCTGCCCGAAGCGGTCCGCCGGGCGCGCACGCAGCGCATGGCGGCCGGCGTCGCGTTCGCCCTCACGGCGGGTCTGCTGTACGCATCGACGACTTTCGTCGTCCTCGCCGCCGTCGTCCGCACCGTTCTCGGTCGACGGGCGACGTTCTGGGTGACGCCGAAGACGGCCTCCCGCCGCGGCGCCACGGGAACGGCGGCACTGCTCCGCGACGAGCTGATCCTCGTGCCGGTGCTCGCTGTCGGCGCCGTCCTCGCTTCCGGTTCGCTCGCGGCGGCGGTCGGACCCGTCGGTCCGGCGGCGATGGCCGCCCTGTTCGCCGTGGGGATGCTGCCGCGTTCCCGCCGTGGACTGGTCGCTCTCGCGCCGTGGTCGCGCTCCGCGTCGTCCCTCTCGCACCGGGCCATCGCGGCTCCTCGAGCGAGCTTCCCCGCCCGGTCGCGGACACTCGTCAGCTGA
- a CDS encoding response regulator transcription factor produces MTEAAPLRVVIVDDHSIFRSGLRADLDSSVHVVGEAADVESAVAVIASERPDVVLLDVHLPGADGAADALGGEAVILGSAGTATRFLALSVSDAAADVVRVIRAGARGYITKGSSGADVSRAVHAVAGGDAVFSPRLAGFVLDAFGAAAGETAAVDDELDRLSRREQEVMRLIARGFSYKEVARELYISVKTVETHVSSVLRKLQLSSRHELTAWASERRLL; encoded by the coding sequence GTGACTGAGGCGGCTCCCTTGCGGGTCGTGATCGTCGATGACCATTCGATCTTCCGGTCGGGGCTGCGGGCCGACCTCGACTCCTCGGTCCACGTCGTCGGCGAGGCGGCCGACGTCGAGAGCGCCGTTGCGGTCATCGCGTCCGAACGCCCCGACGTGGTGCTCCTCGACGTGCATCTCCCGGGCGCGGACGGCGCCGCCGACGCGCTCGGCGGCGAGGCCGTCATCCTCGGTTCCGCCGGGACCGCGACGCGTTTCCTCGCGCTGAGCGTGTCGGATGCCGCGGCCGATGTCGTGCGCGTGATCCGCGCCGGCGCGCGCGGCTACATCACGAAGGGCTCGTCGGGTGCCGACGTGAGTCGAGCGGTCCACGCCGTGGCCGGTGGGGATGCCGTGTTCTCGCCACGTCTGGCGGGGTTCGTCCTCGACGCCTTCGGTGCCGCGGCGGGGGAGACGGCCGCCGTCGACGACGAGCTGGACCGGCTGTCGCGGCGCGAGCAGGAGGTCATGCGCCTCATTGCGCGCGGCTTCTCCTACAAGGAGGTCGCGCGGGAGCTCTACATCTCGGTGAAGACCGTCGAGACCCATGTCTCCTCGGTGCTGCGGAAGTTGCAGCTGTCGTCGCGCCACGAACTCACGGCGTGGGCGTCGGAACGGCGGCTCCTCTGA
- a CDS encoding PspC domain-containing protein, with translation MSSLATVTDAAARPLRPARPNRRPTRIPLTRPRTMAVTGVAAGLADHFGVSVTRVRLLLAVATAFAGAGLLFYVWCWLFMPLRAGDGATERRVPVAWLLLTGAGVGLAGVLSAARATSSVYLDLYFTETTGYGLRFWPTVPWVWAATLLATAAGVWAGGIDRVDPSRGPRHAMVVRVLAAVALAVVFVAVAGTADVRGGRAVIGELLLPVAGAAAIAASALLQAWRHLVDERIGRVRDEQRSAMAAHLHDSVLQTLALIQNRSGASSEVSRIARAQERELRAWLYDGDSPADSDLPTDLRDYAGALELDFPVRIEVVSTGTSTERASGELAAAAREAMLNAARHAGGEISVYIEGAASAVDVFIRDRGAGFDPAAVPADRWGVRESIVGRMRRSGGTAVIRSVPDVSGTEVRLSLPTAGARRD, from the coding sequence ATGTCCTCCCTTGCGACCGTCACGGATGCCGCGGCCCGCCCGCTCCGGCCGGCGCGCCCGAACCGGCGGCCCACCCGCATCCCGCTCACGCGGCCGCGGACGATGGCCGTGACCGGCGTCGCTGCGGGCCTCGCCGACCACTTCGGCGTCTCCGTGACGCGGGTGCGCCTTCTGCTGGCGGTGGCCACGGCTTTCGCCGGGGCGGGACTCCTCTTCTATGTGTGGTGCTGGCTGTTCATGCCGCTCCGCGCCGGCGACGGAGCCACGGAACGCCGCGTACCGGTTGCATGGCTGCTTCTCACGGGCGCGGGCGTCGGCCTCGCCGGCGTGCTGTCCGCGGCGCGCGCGACCTCGTCCGTGTACCTGGACCTGTACTTCACCGAGACGACGGGGTACGGCCTGCGCTTCTGGCCGACCGTCCCATGGGTGTGGGCTGCGACGCTGCTGGCGACCGCCGCGGGGGTGTGGGCGGGCGGCATCGACCGCGTCGACCCGTCGCGTGGTCCGCGGCATGCGATGGTCGTTCGCGTGCTCGCGGCTGTCGCGCTCGCCGTGGTGTTCGTCGCGGTCGCCGGCACCGCCGACGTGCGAGGCGGGCGGGCCGTCATCGGCGAACTCCTCCTCCCCGTCGCCGGCGCCGCGGCCATCGCGGCATCCGCTCTTCTGCAGGCCTGGCGTCACCTGGTCGACGAGCGCATCGGACGGGTGCGCGACGAGCAGCGCTCGGCGATGGCGGCTCACCTCCACGACTCGGTCCTGCAGACGCTCGCCCTGATCCAGAACCGCTCGGGTGCGTCGAGCGAGGTGTCGCGCATCGCGCGGGCGCAGGAGCGGGAACTGCGCGCCTGGCTCTACGACGGCGACTCCCCGGCCGACAGTGATCTCCCCACCGATCTGCGTGACTACGCGGGGGCGTTGGAGCTCGACTTCCCGGTGCGCATCGAGGTCGTCTCGACGGGCACGTCGACCGAGCGCGCGAGCGGCGAGCTCGCCGCCGCAGCCCGCGAGGCGATGCTCAATGCGGCCCGCCACGCGGGGGGCGAGATCTCGGTGTACATCGAGGGGGCGGCATCGGCTGTCGACGTCTTCATCCGCGACCGCGGCGCCGGGTTCGATCCCGCCGCCGTTCCGGCCGACCGCTGGGGTGTGCGCGAGTCGATCGTGGGGCGGATGCGGCGGTCCGGCGGCACCGCCGTCATCCGCTCGGTGCCGGACGTCTCGGGGACCGAAGTGCGCCTGAGTCTCCCGACGGCAGGTGCGCGGCGTGACTGA